ACAGACACTGCGCGCAGACGAGGGCCCCAGCGACGGCCGCTACCGGATCCCGTCCATgtcgcacgacgcgccgtcgaaACGAAATAgcatcgcggcgcttggctCGAACCAGGCGAGCCCACTCGAGAAATAGGTTGTACAGTAAAGGTTACACTACGGCAAACCACGCAcacgcgccgacgtccagcgccgtcgcctcgtcgggcgcAAGGCCAAGGGGGTGCggggcgcgcacgcgcacgacACCGGCATGCTGCAGCCCACGCACCagctccagcagctcgaggcggtcgacggcggggcgcagctgcagcgcaaggtgcgccAGCGAGAGGCCGGGGCGCGACGTGACCCAGCtctggacgagctgcacacgctgcgccCACACAtcgtggcgcagcgcaccgtcCATGTCGCGCCACGCACACGGCAAAAagcggccgtcggcgccgggcagTGTCCACGCGGacaggtgcgccgccgcgacaaTCCGGGGGGCGTCGTAGCCCAcggcgtacgcggcgcccgccgccagcgcgccgtcggcagcggcgagctcgtcgggcgcgaGCCTCGCGacaggcacgccgcgggGGTCGTCCGCACACGCAAACGAcccgcacggcgcgggccACGGCACGGGCGACACCTCGGCGTGGACGCGCATCtcgcccgcggccgcgagaTGCACCGCACACTCGGTctcgacgtcgtcgagcgtacGCGCATTGAGCTGCGtccgcttgcgcagctcgtgcagcggcgccatatcgagcgtcgcacgcaccgcgccggcgtccaTCAGACTGATCCACGCCGCGGTCTCCCcgtcggtcgccgcggggtgcgccgtcgcacggcccgcctcaaagaggcggcgcgcggcgtgttgcgcgtcgcgcatcgtcgcgagCAGGTACggctcctgcagcgcgcgcatgCACTCTTCGGTAAAGACGAGCTGCACACGCCcgttgcgctcgccggcgacacgcacgacgcgctccgcgaccagctgcgcgatcgccgcgtcgaccgcctgctcgccgagcgtcgccgcgaggtgctgcaccgcgccagcgtcggcgtgcaccagcatgcgcaccgccgcacgcgcacagccgccgccgtccggcgcgtgctcggTGCTGGAAAAGGTCGCCCAGCTCAGAGGCCgcacacgctgcgcctgcaaGCGGTGCACCATCGGCATGTTCTCGCTGGGGAGCGCAAGCGAGGTGCGGGGCACGAGCGGCACccacagcgccgcctcgtcgccgaggcgcagcggcagtGTGACGTGCttcgccgcgtccgcgtgcgccgcaagcaccgcgcccttgtcgaggtgcgcgcgcaggtACGCaacgtgcgcgccgagatcgagcgACGTCATGTGCGGAAAGTGGGGGTCGTCCagagcgccgctcgcgcgcgcagccgccacgagcggcgcccaGGCACGctccagcaggcgcagcgagacctgctcggtgcgcgagtGCATCAGCTGCTTgagacgcacgcgccacgTCGTCCACGCACTCTCCTGCCCGCCGGGCGTGAGCTGGAGCAGCGCAGAGTAGtcgggcacgccgcccgcaTGAtggtgccgctcgcgcaggacaatgtacgcgtcgcgcagcagctcctggcgctcgggcgtccacgccatggcgctgcgcgtgcgcggcaccgtgcgccgcacacgcctcggcgggcgcgccgaaaaggtcgtgcgcagccgcgcctgcagctcggcaggcgcgagcgcctcgcgcccgtGCAGGTACCGTCGCTTGTGCTGCGCAATGAGGTGCGCAacggcctcgcggcgctcctcgggcaccgcgtgctcggcctgctccgcggcgagcatcgCGTCAAACTCGctctcgcgctgcgcgcgccggagcGCGACCTTGTGCGAGAGGACGTCGgcggggcgcgcggcgcgcggcgcagcaaagtacgcggcgaccgcgtcgcggggcGCAAGGCACGCATGCGCCAGGCGGTCGatcagcgcgtcgtcaGGCGCATGCTGCACAAAGCGGCGCAGAAACAGCTtctgcggccgccgcagcacaAACGAGTCCTGCcacgcgtggcgcgcgtgcaggatcccgagcggcgcctcgggaCCGTCTTCCCGCGCATAGGTCtcgtggagcgcgcgccagtACGCGTCAAAGCCGTCGGGCGTGTGCACGTCGTACGTCGTATCGCCTAGCGTCGGGTTCGTCAGGCGgtacgcgtcgcggtcgcgcgccgcgcagccgagcgcgacgagctgctcggcataGCTTTGGAAGCGCGTGGCGTGCGCCttgatgcggcgcaggccgaggcgctgcgcgaccggctcgggcagctcgcgcacagGCATCGTGCGGCTCtgtgcgccgagcaccgccttGACCACCGTGCGTGTGCGCAGCTTGACCGGAAccagcgcgacgtacgtccAGAGGGGGCACGCGGTCCAAAAATAGTCCAGCAGCAGCGGgtccgcgtgcgccgcgagcgccgcgccgtgaaagaggcgcaggcgcacggccgctcCGTGAAAGAAGCCGTAAAAGGGGCGCAGGACGTGCGAGAGGCGCGCAAATGcctcgcgcgtcgacgggtcgtcgaggagctcatCAGCGCTGCGCTCCGACGCCCACGGCAGAGACGACGGCACGGCAgcgaggccggcgtcggcggcagACACGTCGGCATGCTTgatcgtgccgcgcgccgtgtgcCCTTCCACAACGTCGCGCACatgctgctgcagcgcactgTCGCTCAACGTCGGCACGTAGAGGATCGTGCGCTGGcggtgcacgtcgccgactTCGCGCTGGACCTTGGTCGTGCGCAGGAGCCCACGCTGGACGGCTTCCTTGATGACCTTggaccgcgtcgtgcggtCGGACAGGTcggtcgacgtcgtgcCTTGTTCTTTCAGCATCCGCGGCAcatcgagctcgtcgaccgcaCCTCCGGCCCGCTCGACGAcatcgagcagcagcgcactgCGGTGGAACGTGCTCAGGTTcgtacgccgcgcatcggcacgcggcgcggccggctgcagctgcgaccatgcgctcggcgccgcactAGGCACCACTTCGggcagcgcaggcgcaggcgcaggcgccaccgccggcggcggcggcggcgcctcgtcgggctcggccttgggcaCCTTGCGTGGCCGGCCACGCTTGGCCTGGCCGGTAGCCGGATCGACGTTGCCAAACTTGCGcttgtgcagcgcgaccggcccctcgacgtcgcggaAAAACCcaagctcgcggcgctgcatcCCGTCGAGTGCCGCACGGTACGCGGCCTTGTCGGCAaacagcgcctcgccagGCAGGCGGGGCGGTACGGTCGCCGGTGCGATCGGGACGTGCGAGCCGGgggcgaggccgaggcccgTCGCGAGGTCCACGCCGTCGCTCTTGCACCGTGCCTGGAACCCCGCAAATGCATAGTACcgcacacgccgctcgcgtccTTCCTGCTCAAAAGGCGCGCAGATGGTATAGGGCGTGTACGGCGGTGCGGTCGTCCGCGCGAGGATCTGTTCAATGATGCGCTTCATGTCGGTCGAGGCGTGAAaatgctcggcgaggtcgtgcagcgTGCACCCCTTGTTGCCGGCCGCGTATATGTATGCGATGAGCTGCTGCTCAATGGTCGCttcgcgctcgatgcgccacGCATCaaggccgtgctgcgccgcgtcccccgccgcgtcctgctCCCCAAACGCGGTCGCGAGGCCGTGTGGCGTGGCGCGCAGGTacagcggcgaggcgccgctcatttgcacgcgcacgcgctcgacgtagCCCGCGGCAATGTACCGGTTGAGAAAGGCGATCAAGGCGCGCTTGCTGCCTTGCACGGGCCGCAGCCCCAGGCGCAGGGcgagcatgcgccgcggcgtcatgtgggcgcgcgagcgcagcagcatTTTGTACAGGCGTACGCGAAGGAGGTCCTGTCGCGAGTGCAGCCACACGCGGCTCTGCTCGTCGGAGAGCAGCGGGTACGCGAGCATCTCGTGCTCGTGGGCCGTGTCGCCAGCGACGGCCATATCCGACatcggctcgtcgtcgtcgtcgcttTCGTGTTTCTCGatcgcgaggcggtcgacgtcgacgtaCGTCGGCTCGCCCACCCCGTCGCTGTCCGCTCCGAGTGcgtcctgctgcgcgcgccaTTGGGGATTGTCGGCCAGATAGGCCTTGCACACGATGTAGTTGGAGACGTGCCCCATTTCCGGCGCAGAAAACTTGGCGCTGCGTTAGGCATAAGACGTACACAAgatcgcgctcgagcagcgccttgacGAGGTAGTAGACCGTCTTTTGGTCATagtgcgtcgccgcgccgagggcgacgaccgtgaggcccgccgcgcgcgcgcggctgaCGTGCTGCAGGACGTGgtacgcggcggcggacaggaacgacgcgtcgcgcgcgccggtgaGCTTTGCACGCACGATCGGTGCGTCGACCaggacgcggagcgcgtcgcggtacttggcctgcgcctctgcgagcggcgcattgTCCACTctgcgcggcaccggcacctCGCTCGACTTTCCTAGCACCGATGTGCGCTTCGCGCTCttggcgtgcgccgcctcctcgacgccgagcgagacgtGGGgatgcgcgaggagcgcgtcccAAACATAGGCACGgtacggcgcgtcgaggaccgcgccgacattcgcgcgcgcgaggcactCGGCTACAAACTGGAACACGCGCTCTACATCCGAACCTGTCTTGAGCCCAAATAAACGCACCCTGCTCGCCGTCCAGGGCGATCTGCTCGACGCAGTGCGCGAGCAGCCGCGCCAGCATCGCGGTGGAGAGCGCACAGACCGAGTCGTCACGTGCGCTTCTTTTCACCTGCGACGATGCTCCgaagcgtgccgcggcagcTGCGGATCCGGGCGCTTCCTGGCAATTTGCGAGTGAacgaggcggtggcgcgtcaggcggcgcagacggcacagcgtgcggcgcctgcgcccgccgcaccgagcgTGGTCGAGCGACTGAGCGTggccgacgtgccgagcaacgtgcgcctcgtgccgTACGTCTCGCGCAAGAACCGCTTCTGGAAGGTATGTGCTATTTCTTACGCAGGTGTCCAAAGAGCAGCGTGAtgtgctgcgtgccgagcttAAAGAGACCTAAAAGCGCCCTGCGCAGCATACCcacgcgtccggcgcaggTGGACAtgtgcggcgcacgctgcgagcctgcgcgagctcacACCAAgcatgcgcgcgccgcacagcgcccggcgacacgcagcggcgcccgTCGTGTCGCCGTGTCCGGCCTGCTGCCCTCGGTAGACCGTTGTAGACCTCCGATCCTCCACAAGACACACCTCCATTTACGCCGCTACGCCATGAGCGAGCCGAGGCGTGCGGACAGCGCGCAAGGGAGTGTGCCGCCGTCGCAGCGGAGCACCGATAGCGTGCCTGCCGGAAGCGTGTCGATGCCGTGCAAGCGGCGTTCGCACTCAAGCGACGGAACCGCCAGGTTTGGCGCGTACCCCGGGCGCGAGAGCGCCGAGGGccccgcgctgccgcctgGGGCGCGTGTGGGCAGTGCAGGCACGTCCACCGTGCGCGGGATGCACCTGCGCGGGCGGTCGTATGCCGGCCCTGGCGGCGGCCCGCAGACGTACGAGCGGCACACGGCCGACGTGACGCGGGCCATGGTCGAGTTCCTCACGCCGATGCTTCCGACCGAGGAAGAGTACCGGATCAAGgaggcgacgcggcggcagctcgagcgccttgcggaGCGTGTGAGCCCCGGTGCGCGTCTCTTGGCCTTTGGCAGCATGGCCAACGGCTTTGCGTTGCGGAAATCAGGTAGGTTGCCGCGCTGCTGACCCAGACATGGACCTGTGCtgcctgctgcagcacgacgcAGAGCACGAGCAAAAGAGCCCGTCAGAGCTGGTAGAGATCCTGGGCGAGCTGATCCGCCAAGAGACCGACTTCCACGTCCTCCCCCTGCCGAAAGCGCGCATCCCCATTATCAAAATCAGCCGgccggcctcgggcgaggTGCCGTACGACATTGCGTGCGATATCGGCTTTGACAACCAGCTGGCGCTGGAGAATACACGTCTCCTGCTCTCGTACGCGATGGTCGacccgccgcgcctccGCAGTTTGGTCCTCTTTCTGAAGGTGTGGACCAAGCGGCGGAAACTCAACTCACCCTTCACCGGGACGCTCTCGTCCTACGGCTTTACGCTGCTCGCCCTCTTTTTCCTGATACACGTCAAACGCCCCCAGGTCCTGCCAAACCTGCAGCGGATCCCCGCTGGGCGCCCGCTGCGCCcggacgaggtcgagctcgaggggCACAACATCTACTTTTACGACGAcatcgagacgctgcgaAAAGAGTGGTCGTCCGACTGCCACGAGACCatcggcgagctcctcctGGACTTTTTCCGGTACTTTTCGCGCGACTTTCACTACGCCAAAGACGCCATCTCGCTGCACACCGAGGCGGGCCTCGTCTCGAAAGAGTCGCGGGGGTGGAGCGGCGAGCACCTCTGCATCGAGGACCCGTTCCAGCACGGGTACAATGTCTCGCGCACGGTCACCAAGGATGGCCTGTACACGATCCGCGGCGAGTTTatgcgcgccgggcgcctgctcgcgaACCGctccgcgcgcgcgccgcagcttcTCGCAGAGCTgtgcgaggagcgcgaagACGGGCTTACACGCGCGCCCGACTTTCACGGCAAGCGCAACGaaggcgcacgctcgctgggccgtgcgccaaaCGCAttccgcgagcggcacgagccgttccgcggcgcggcaaTGGACGACATGGCTCGCAGCCTCGGCAGCCAGGTGTATCCCCCGGCAATGCTCGCGCCCCTCGCGCATACACACAACCTcacggcgccgggcgacgcgccgctcggctaCATTCccgcgccgtacgccgtgccgctcgtcCCGGGCACGCACGCCACGCTGCCGTACACGAGCGACCGCCCAAGCGGCGGGCGCTCACTCTCGGACACTCCGTCCTACCCCTCGACGCCGTCCAAGAACGCGCCGGACACGGCCCCGGCGCCCACATACCCCACGGCCCACCccgcgcccagcgcgcgctccgcgccgccggaggAAGTGGAGGGCGAACTGTTTAGCATGTCGCCCGACGCCTGACCACCATGGCGctgccgcacggcgcgccgcggctcaCGTTGGACGAGTACtatgcgcgcgcgcgcgagttTCGTGCGTGGCTCGCAGAGCACGACAAATATTTAGATGAAATGTCCAGTAATGATGCGCGGCGGAACTTTGGCCGGTTTGTGCGCCGCTGGAAcgacgcgcggctgcgcgacgcgtactATGCCGGGaccgtcgaggcgccgcgcacacGGCACCGCTGGTTTTCCGGGCGGGGCAGCATGTCGCCGCCCCGCAagccggcggccgagcggaagagtgcgtcgccgccccgcACAACGGCCAACcggcggagcgcatcgccgcccCGCAAGACGGCGGGCGACCGGCagtacgagcgcgagcaggcgcacgacgccgcgcagcgcgccgccaaggccgagcggcgtgtggcgcggcgcgagacAAAAGAGTGgatcgaggagcaggcgccCCGTGCGaccgggcgcgacgcgctgcacgaaAAGCGGCGCGAAAAGGCGGCGTCGCACCGCGCgatggccgagcgccaccagctcgacgacgatgtCGCGGACGGCATGTCGACTGACGCActgctcggcaccggcaaCTCGTTCCAGGACGCGTACGTACTCTTGCTCACCCAGACTCGCTGAGCGCGACCGTGCCGAAggacggcgctcgacgcggtccCAGGAGCGACAGGCCGACCGTGCGGCCGAAAAagacgagcggcgtgcggcgctgcagtcgAAAGAGGACGCGACGATGGCCATGCTCCGCTCGGTACGTCCTACCCCTAAACACCCCCCACTAACCCACACAGATGGCGCAGCGATTTACCTAGCTACGTACGAGCTCTGCATAGGCCGCCTCGATGTATTTCTTAATTTCCGCATAGGACACGACCAGGCAGCTCAGttcgtcgcgcgacgtgagCATGATCCGCTCGTCGATGCCAGCATCGAGCTTGTTGAGGTGCATCAGGACGTGGCTCAGGTCCACGACCGGGTGCCCCTGCTCGTCCACTGCGTGAAAGACGAGGTCGCGGAAGAGTTTCAGGACGTAGCGGTCGCCCGTCTCCTTCCACTgcccgtcgcgctcgtactCGGGCCGCTCGTTGACCATGTTGAGCTTGCACAgaaggcgcacgaggcgcgcgttctcgagctcgcgcaagaGTGCCGCCTCTTGCATGTCTGCGTGGTTGAGCcctgcgccgaggtcgtcggcgaggtgcggcgcgagcgccgtgatGAGTGTCTCTGCGCTTAGGCGCTCGTCCGTGTCGTGCgtctcgaggaggcgccgtacgaggccgtgcagctCCGCCGAGTAgcccttgcgcagcgtctcgaggctCGTGTCTGCgttctgcgccgcggcgacatTGTTGCATGCGATGCACAGCATGAGGCGgcccagcgcgacgaggtcctcgcgctgctgctgcaggagTGCGTCCGGCGGCGGGTGCGCCTGGTACATCAGCACGTCAAACACCGCACACCCGTTCAGCCGGACGCGGTTctgcgcggtgcgcagcaccttGCTCGGCTCGATGCACCGTGCCGCGAGGCCCGCCGTATGGATCACGCGcaagagcgcgccgagctggcACAGGTAGCTCCagagcacgcgctcgggGACGTGCATCGACGCCGGCTGCAGCCGCCCCCGGCGGTCGGGCTGCAGCGGCTTGACGGTCATGTGTTCCATGTAGAGTGTCGTTGCGAGCGGGTGGAAGTCGTACACAAACACGATCGACGCATCGCCGAATGCGCGCGTCGTaaacgcctcgcgcaccgcgacgaTCGACGGATTCCGGATCTTGCGccagcgctcgacggcggtgatcgccgcctcgtgctGCAGCCGGAATCCTTcaatgcgccgcagcacgtAGCATTTGCCATCCAgcacgcacgtcgcctTGTACAGGTGGCTGCGGTAGCCAAACACGCGGCTCGggtcgccgctcgcgccggtcAGGCCGTGCTTCGCCCCGTCGAAGCGGGGATCGAgcagcgaggcgggcggcgtgctcccccccgcctcgagcggcacgagcgaATGGTAGACGTGCAGCGTATCCGGCAGCGgctccgcgccgagctcggacgggccgcgcgtcgcgtacagcgcctcgtgcttgcgctgcagcgtctCTTGCATCGCGCCGTCCATAAAAAAGGTCATGGCCGCGAGGTGCGACGGGTGAAAGTTGCTCACATGCGGGaacggcggcgcgtacaGGTGGTACTGCAGCGGatggcgcacgcgcgtctcgtcctcgcgcggcgcctcgtacgCGCTCGGCTCAAACGGCACATAGGCGGGATCGTACGAGGGATCGTACGTCGGCGGTACAAATTCGTCGTACCCTTTCGTCGGTGACGCGGcctgcggcgtcgccgcaccGCGGGGCACAAACacgggcgcctcggcgaggttcGCTCGCAgctgcgctggcgccggcgcggcgctctccgcacccgccgcgccgcgcggctgGAACGAAATCGTGGCGAGTTTCGCGTTCGTACTCGACAAAACGTTCGAGAGCGACGTGCCTTTCTTGGCGTCgtccgcgcgcgacgcgccgggcgcagtgatcggcaccgccgccgacggtCGCCATTCCGGCGCAGACATCTGTGGAAGTCGGGGGCGAAACCTCCACATTCGGGCTAGCTACAAGAGGTACGGcgccagcgacgcggccatcgcggcgcgcgacacggGCTGTGGGGCGTGCGTAGGGCGCCCGCCCGGGGCGTGAGGCTCGGGCTCCGGCGccggcatcggcgacgtgtcggccgtgcgcgcaggccgcgtgtggcgcgcgtgcgggcgcgtcgcggcaaGGACGTACGCGGGCAGCGCCACGGTGCACGCAGAGCGTGcgggcgactcgggcaCGTCGAGGATCTGCAGGCAGCTGTAGCacaggcgcgtgcgcaggtcgagtgcgtccgccgccggcggcggcgccgcgtcgcgcgacgtgacCGAGCGCTCCGCGCGccactgcgccgcgccgcgctgcgcgggaTAGGTACACAGCGGGCAAATGTGCGGCTCGGCGTACGGATCGTAGCGGttcgcgtcgcgcgcgaggcgcacgagcccCTCGCCCTTGGCGCCGATGCGGGGATAGGGGGTAtcgggctgcggcgcgtcggccgcagcCTCGGTCGGCCACAGCGTGTCGGGGCGGTAGACGAGCTTGGCGCCGGTGCCTTGGATCGTGCTCAcggtgctcgacacgccgtGCTGGAGCGAGTCGACGAGCGACTGCGTCAGGCCACCGATGCTGCTCTTGTCCGCGTTCGCCTCGTACGcgaggtcgcgcggcggcgcgtcgtcgccaaAGCCGTGGACCCTGGCGTAAAAagcgagctcctcggcga
This is a stretch of genomic DNA from Malassezia japonica chromosome 3, complete sequence. It encodes these proteins:
- a CDS encoding oxalate--CoA ligase (EggNog:ENOG503P4Z5; COG:S), with product MLARLLAHCVEQIALDGEQGSDVERVFQFVAECLARANVGAVLDAPYRAYVWDALLAHPHVSLGVEEAAHAKSAKRTSVLGKSSEVPVPRRVDNAPLAEAQAKYRDALRVLVDAPIVRAKLTGARDASFLSAAAYHVLQHVSRARAAGLTVVALGAATHYDQKTVYYLVKALLERDLVAKFSAPEMGHVSNYIVCKAYLADNPQWRAQQDALGADSDGVGEPTYVDVDRLAIEKHESDDDDEPMSDMAVAGDTAHEHEMLAYPLLSDEQSRVWLHSRQDLLRVRLYKMLLRSRAHMTPRRMLALRLGLRPVQGSKRALIAFLNRYIAAGYVERVRVQMSGASPLYLRATPHGLATAFGEQDAAGDAAQHGLDAWRIEREATIEQQLIAYIYAAGNKGCTLHDLAEHFHASTDMKRIIEQILARTTAPPYTPYTICAPFEQEGRERRVRYYAFAGFQARCKSDGVDLATGLGLAPGSHVPIAPATVPPRLPGEALFADKAAYRAALDGMQRRELGFFRDVEGPVALHKRKFGNVDPATGQAKRGRPRKVPKAEPDEAPPPPPAVAPAPAPALPEVVPSAAPSAWSQLQPAAPRADARRTNLSTFHRSALLLDVVERAGGAVDELDVPRMLKEQGTTSTDLSDRTTRSKVIKEAVQRGLLRTTKVQREVGDVHRQRTILYVPTLSDSALQQHVRDVVEGHTARGTIKHADVSAADAGLAAVPSSLPWASERSADELLDDPSTREAFARLSHVLRPFYGFFHGAAVRLRLFHGAALAAHADPLLLDYFWTACPLWTYVALVPVKLRTRTVVKAVLGAQSRTMPVRELPEPVAQRLGLRRIKAHATRFQSYAEQLVALGCAARDRDAYRLTNPTLGDTTYDVHTPDGFDAYWRALHETYAREDGPEAPLGILHARHAWQDSFVLRRPQKLFLRRFVQHAPDDALIDRLAHACLAPRDAVAAYFAAPRAARPADVLSHKVALRRAQRESEFDAMLAAEQAEHAVPEERREAVAHLIAQHKRRYLHGREALAPAELQARLRTTFSARPPRRVRRTVPRTRSAMAWTPERQELLRDAYIVLRERHHHAGGVPDYSALLQLTPGGQESAWTTWRVRLKQLMHSRTEQVSLRLLERAWAPLVAAARASGALDDPHFPHMTSLDLGAHVAYLRAHLDKGAVLAAHADAAKHVTLPLRLGDEAALWVPLVPRTSLALPSENMPMVHRLQAQRVRPLSWATFSSTEHAPDGGGCARAAVRMLVHADAGAVQHLAATLGEQAVDAAIAQLVAERVVRVAGERNGRVQLVFTEECMRALQEPYLLATMRDAQHAARRLFEAGRATAHPAATDGETAAWISLMDAGAVRATLDMAPLHELRKRTQLNARTLDDVETECAVHLAAAGEMRVHAEVSPVPWPAPCGSFACADDPRGVPVARLAPDELAAADGALAAGAAYAVGYDAPRIVAAAHLSAWTLPGADGRFLPCAWRDMDGALRHDVWAQRVQLVQSWVTSRPGLSLAHLALQLRPAVDRLELLELVRGLQHAGVVRVRAPHPLGLAPDEATALDVGACAWFAVV
- a CDS encoding RNA uridylyltransferase (COG:D; EggNog:ENOG503Q321; TransMembrane:1 (i253-273o)); protein product: MSEPRRADSAQGSVPPSQRSTDSVPAGSVFGAYPGRESAEGPALPPGARVGSAGTSTVRGMHLRGRSYAGPGGGPQTYERHTADVTRAMVEFLTPMLPTEEEYRIKEATRRQLERLAERVSPGARLLAFGSMANGFALRKSDMDLCCLLQHDAEHEQKSPSELVEILGELIRQETDFHVLPLPKARIPIIKISRPASGEVPYDIACDIGFDNQLALENTRLLLSYAMVDPPRLRSLVLFLKVWTKRRKLNSPFTGTLSSYGFTLLALFFLIHVKRPQVLPNLQRIPAGRPLRPDEVELEGHNIYFYDDIETLRKEWSSDCHETIGELLLDFFRYFSRDFHYAKDAISLHTEAGLVSKESRGWSGEHLCIEDPFQHGYNVSRTVTKDGLYTIRGEFMRAGRLLANRSARAPQLLAELCEEREDGLTRAPDFHGKRNEGARSLGRAPNAFRERHEPFRGAAMDDMARSLGSQVYPPAMLAPLAHTHNLTAPGDAPLGYIPAPYAVPLVPGTHATLPYTSDRPSGGRSLSDTPSYPSTPSKNAPDTAPAPTYPTAHPAPSARSAPPEEVEGELFSMSPDA
- a CDS encoding uncharacterized protein (EggNog:ENOG503P469); translated protein: MSSNDARRNFGRFVRRWNDARLRDAYYAGTVEAPRTRHRWFSGRGSMSPPRKPAAERKSASPPRTTANRRSASPPRKTAGDRQYEREQAHDAAQRAAKAERRVARRETKEWIEEQAPRATGRDALHEKRREKAASHRAMAERHQLDDDVADGMSTDALLGTGNSFQDALAERDRAEGRRSTRSQERQADLERGRDDGHAPLGTSYP
- the PAN3 gene encoding PAB-dependent poly(A)-specific ribonuclease subunit 3 (EggNog:ENOG503NWS9; BUSCO:EOG09261Q5L; COG:A), whose protein sequence is MSAPEWRPSAAVPITAPGASRADDAKKGTSLSNVLSSTNAKLATISFQPRGAAGAESAAPAPAQLRANLAEAPVFVPRGAATPQAASPTKGYDEFVPPTYDPSYDPAYVPFEPSAYEAPREDETRVRHPLQYHLYAPPFPHVSNFHPSHLAAMTFFMDGAMQETLQRKHEALYATRGPSELGAEPLPDTLHVYHSLVPLEAGGSTPPASLLDPRFDGAKHGLTGASGDPSRVFGYRSHLYKATCVLDGKCYVLRRIEGFRLQHEAAITAVERWRKIRNPSIVAVREAFTTRAFGDASIVFVYDFHPLATTLYMEHMTVKPLQPDRRGRLQPASMHVPERVLWSYLCQLGALLRVIHTAGLAARCIEPSKVLRTAQNRVRLNGCAVFDVLMYQAHPPPDALLQQQREDLVALGRLMLCIACNNVAAAQNADTSLETLRKGYSAELHGLVRRLLETHDTDERLSAETLITALAPHLADDLGAGLNHADMQEAALLRELENARLVRLLCKLNMVNERPEYERDGQWKETGDRYVLKLFRDLVFHAVDEQGHPVVDLSHVLMHLNKLDAGIDERIMLTSRDELSCLVVSYAEIKKYIEAAYAELVRS